In a genomic window of Glycine max cultivar Williams 82 chromosome 13, Glycine_max_v4.0, whole genome shotgun sequence:
- the LOC100800301 gene encoding uncharacterized protein — protein sequence MAISGSETQSPSVKSVSQVEVECVKCDSCGFTEECTPAYITRVRQRYQGHWLCGLCVEAVKHEVVRSDSLITTEEALDRHISFCREFRSSAVTNNKTEHPIFAMGRVLRRSLDSPRPLRSNSSGALPSVDGVRASHFLRSESCFSSISG from the coding sequence ATGGCAATTTCAGGTTCAGAGACTCAGAGTCCTTCAGTGAAAAGCGTTTCTCAGGTGGAAGTTGAGTGTGTGAAATGCGACTCGTGCGGGTTCACAGAGGAATGCACCCCTGCGTACATCACGAGGGTGCGTCAGAGGTACCAGGGTCACTGGCTGTGTGGGCTGTGCGTGGAGGCTGTGAAGCACGAGGTGGTGAGATCAGATAGTCTCATCACCACGGAAGAAGCGCTGGACCGCCACATCAGCTTCTGCAGAGAGTTCAGATCATCTGCGGTTACCAATAATAAAACAGAGCACCCCATCTTCGCCATGGGACGCGTTCTCCGGAGGAGCCTCGACTCTCCCAGGCCTCTCCGATCGAACTCGAGTGGGGCTCTTCCGTCCGTGGACGGAGTTCGTGCCTCACACTTCCTTCGATCGGAGAGTTGTTTCTCTTCTATCTCGGGTTAA